The Lacerta agilis isolate rLacAgi1 chromosome 5, rLacAgi1.pri, whole genome shotgun sequence genome has a segment encoding these proteins:
- the REEP3 gene encoding receptor expression-enhancing protein 3 — MVSCIISRVVVLVFGMLYPAYYSYKAVKTKNVKEYVRWMMYWIVFALYTVTETITDLMVSWFPLYYELKIAFVIWLLSPYTRGASLIYRKFLHPLLSSREREIDEYIVQAKERGYETMVNFGKQGLNLAATAAVTAAVKGQGAITEKLRSFSMHDLTAIQGDEPVGQRHYQTLPDTKKRTRSSTTNESLGYNIPLKKDSEDDKTDEEREGTYSEDETFTQRGLRRTQSMKSVKTIKGRKEVRYGSLKYKVKRRPQVFF; from the exons ATGGTGTCGTGTATCATCTCCCGAGTCGTTGT GCTGGTTTTTGGAATGCTGTATCCTGCATATTATTCATACAAAGCAGTGAAGACAAAAAACGTGAAGGAATAC GTGCGGTGGATGATGTACTGGATTGTGTTCGCTCTTTATACTGTTACTGAAACAATAACAGACCTAATGGTATCTTG GTTTCCATTGTACTACGAGCTGAAGATTGCATTTGTTATTTGGTTGCTCTCTCCATATACGAGAGGGGCAAGTTTAATATATAGGAAGTTTCTTCATCCTCTTCTTTCTTCAAGAGAAAGG GAGATTGATGAATATATTGTGCAAGCCAAAGAACGTGGTTATGAAACAATGGTTAACTTTGGTAAACAAGGCTTAAATTTAGCTGCTACTGCTGCAGTGACCGCAGCTGTAAAG GGTCAAGGGGCAATAACTGAAAAGCTGCGGAGTTTCAGTATGCATGACTTAACAGCTATACAAGGTGATGAACCAGTGGGACAAAGACACTACCAAACATTACCTGATACAAAAAAGAGAACCAGAAGCTCCACCACCAATGAATCTTTAG GTTACaatattccattaaaaaaagattCTGAAGATGATAAAACAgatgaggagagggaagggacatATTCAGAGGATGAGACGTTCACTCAGAGAGGTCTCCGGCGAACACAAAGTATGAAATCGGTAAAAACTATCAAAGGCCGCAAAGAG gtGCGGTATGGCTCATTAAAATACAAAGTGAAGAGAAGACCACAAGTGTTCTTCTAA